Proteins from a genomic interval of Caulobacter sp. SL161:
- the gspK gene encoding type II secretion system minor pseudopilin GspK gives MRREHEKGAALLTVMLMVAVISVIAVGVLDDIRFGVRRTLNARIASQAQWYALGAEQLARTRIAQLMDREPNKTTLEGGWNGRVISFPIEQGRMEARLTDATGCFNLNSVVEANQGEPFRRRELSVRQFTTLLSLVGVSNGPELAENLADWMDSNDVGRAEAEDPGYAQLAQPYRTAGGPLAEVSELRAIRGFTPSVYAALRPYVCALPTTDLSPINVNTLPPERALLLTALTEGRIGRETAARVLSGRPANGWPDAQAFWGQQALVATPPGDVVRDQIKFRTRFFALDSQIVFADMPVFMTALFETPSASKVILAARRWTPEE, from the coding sequence ATGAGGCGCGAGCACGAGAAGGGCGCGGCGCTGCTGACCGTCATGCTGATGGTCGCGGTGATCTCGGTGATCGCGGTCGGCGTCCTGGACGATATCCGGTTCGGCGTCCGCCGCACGCTCAATGCGCGCATCGCCAGCCAGGCCCAGTGGTACGCCTTGGGGGCCGAGCAACTGGCGCGCACGCGCATCGCCCAGCTGATGGATCGCGAGCCGAACAAGACCACCCTGGAGGGGGGATGGAACGGACGGGTGATTTCGTTCCCGATCGAGCAGGGCCGCATGGAGGCCAGGCTCACCGACGCCACCGGCTGCTTCAATCTCAACAGCGTCGTCGAGGCCAATCAGGGCGAGCCTTTCCGGCGGCGGGAGCTCAGCGTCCGACAGTTCACGACCCTGCTGTCCCTGGTCGGGGTCTCCAACGGGCCAGAGCTTGCGGAAAATCTCGCCGACTGGATGGATAGCAACGACGTGGGCCGCGCCGAGGCCGAGGACCCCGGCTACGCGCAGCTGGCCCAGCCCTACCGCACCGCCGGCGGCCCATTGGCCGAGGTGAGCGAGCTGCGGGCCATCCGGGGCTTCACGCCGAGCGTCTACGCCGCGCTCCGGCCCTATGTCTGCGCCCTACCGACGACCGACCTGTCGCCGATCAACGTGAACACCTTGCCGCCCGAACGCGCCCTGCTGCTCACAGCGCTGACCGAGGGACGGATCGGTCGCGAGACGGCGGCCCGCGTGTTGTCCGGCCGCCCCGCCAACGGCTGGCCCGACGCCCAGGCGTTCTGGGGGCAGCAAGCGCTCGTGGCCACGCCGCCCGGCGACGTGGTGCGTGACCAGATCAAGTTCCGGACCCGCTTTTTCGCCTTGGACAGCCAGATTGTCTTCGCCGACATGCCGGTGTTCATGACCGCCCTTTTCGAAACGCCGTCGGCGAGCAAGGTGATCCTGGCTGCGCGACGTTGGACCCCCGAAGAATGA
- the gspL gene encoding type II secretion system protein GspL yields the protein MDPRRMTLLSLLILPAAPDEPAQLLQDYGLSVTRRALAPDERLDEAGAVILVAPGEDVVARWMDLPMGSAAQARSAAAFRLEDEVALGAEDLHIAVGEADAAGRTLVLWTARDKLQAWLDMAQTHGLAPQAVIPDYLLLPEAEDGVLTVGRLGARLALREPGKALSADADLAALLFENREHRYLAGKELDAQLIAGARAPVINLLQGRFAVRTAGGRGGLRRLAILTAAAVLSPLLLMIAQIAHDQWTARALERQATKLAVSLAPQASRYEDAVGYALSRLAASQSGQGFGDLSASYLSMVESTPGVTLDTLVYGEEGAIRSTIVYNNYSDMDQLRLGAKRLGLELTEQSTASEGGRISSDLIIRRKP from the coding sequence TTGGACCCCCGAAGAATGACCTTGCTCAGCCTTCTGATCCTGCCGGCCGCACCCGACGAGCCGGCGCAACTGCTTCAGGACTATGGCCTGTCGGTCACACGGCGGGCCTTGGCGCCCGACGAGCGGCTCGACGAGGCCGGCGCGGTGATCCTGGTCGCGCCGGGGGAGGACGTCGTGGCGCGCTGGATGGACCTGCCGATGGGCAGCGCCGCCCAGGCGCGATCGGCCGCCGCCTTCCGCCTCGAGGACGAGGTGGCGCTGGGCGCCGAGGATCTGCACATCGCCGTCGGCGAGGCCGACGCCGCCGGTCGAACCCTGGTGCTATGGACGGCCCGAGACAAGCTGCAGGCCTGGCTGGACATGGCCCAGACCCATGGCCTCGCGCCCCAGGCGGTGATCCCAGACTACCTGCTCCTGCCCGAGGCTGAAGATGGCGTTCTGACGGTCGGACGACTGGGCGCGCGTCTGGCGCTGCGGGAGCCCGGCAAGGCGCTGAGCGCGGATGCGGATCTGGCCGCGCTCTTGTTCGAAAATCGCGAGCATCGCTACCTCGCCGGCAAGGAGCTCGACGCCCAGCTGATCGCCGGGGCGCGCGCCCCTGTGATCAACCTGCTGCAGGGGCGCTTCGCCGTGCGGACCGCAGGCGGGCGAGGAGGCCTCCGGCGGCTGGCGATCCTGACGGCGGCGGCGGTGCTCTCGCCCTTGCTATTGATGATCGCCCAGATCGCCCATGATCAATGGACGGCGCGCGCCCTGGAGCGCCAAGCGACCAAGCTGGCGGTGTCTTTGGCTCCCCAAGCGTCGCGTTATGAGGATGCGGTGGGCTACGCCCTTTCCCGTCTGGCGGCCAGCCAGAGCGGTCAGGGTTTCGGCGATCTGTCGGCGAGCTATCTGAGCATGGTCGAGTCGACCCCGGGGGTGACCTTGGACACCCTGGTCTATGGCGAGGAGGGCGCGATCCGGTCGACCATCGTCTACAACAACTATTCGGACATGGATCAGCTGCGTCTGGGGGCCAAGCGCCTCGGGCTGGAACTGACCGAGCAAAGCACCGCCAGCGAGGGCGGGCGGATCAGCAGCGATCTCATCATCAGGAGAAAGCCATGA
- a CDS encoding type II secretion system protein M, which produces MNGRLEAARLWWTGRTGREQVLLAVMVAALVLVIGWYGVATPLWSAAKTAQVRVDKAATQLATLRGLAAWASRATAGGAAPQAVVEAAASRVGLPIARHRQDANGRFTIWIAAIDSKILLPWTAGLEREGAVKVTDFTASRLDNGLIEAEITFARAAP; this is translated from the coding sequence ATGAACGGACGACTTGAGGCCGCCCGTCTCTGGTGGACCGGGCGCACAGGGCGCGAGCAGGTGCTGCTGGCGGTGATGGTTGCCGCGCTGGTTCTGGTGATCGGCTGGTATGGCGTCGCCACGCCGCTGTGGTCGGCCGCGAAGACCGCGCAGGTCCGGGTGGACAAAGCGGCCACGCAGCTGGCGACCCTGCGCGGTCTCGCCGCCTGGGCCAGCCGCGCCACGGCTGGCGGCGCTGCGCCCCAGGCGGTGGTCGAGGCCGCCGCCAGCCGGGTGGGCCTGCCGATTGCGCGCCATCGCCAGGACGCCAATGGGCGCTTCACCATCTGGATCGCCGCCATCGATTCCAAGATCCTTCTGCCGTGGACCGCGGGTCTGGAGCGTGAGGGAGCCGTCAAGGTCACCGACTTCACCGCTTCTCGTCTCGACAACGGCCTGATCGAGGCCGAGATCACCTTCGCGCGCGCCGCCCCATGA
- a CDS encoding type II secretion system protein N translates to MSHRLLLVILVIATLVMTVVFAPMRVLTKDLAGSSAVGAAGVSGVVWAGRLKDVTLAGAPIGSWKGGLDPLSLLTGQVRMGLRHDKTGSDQRAVLWLAGRDRGVERLNLRTGLDLAVIGLPLSGDVAFRDATAVFRKGRCARAGGEIRLRLIGDGPLRGSVLSGVSACRADSWLATLSGKAGAADLTLVGRVEGDGRYQLEMSAATTDPDLIQALVAGGFTRDATGARRTVAGRLTSR, encoded by the coding sequence ATGAGCCATCGCCTTCTCCTGGTGATCCTGGTGATCGCCACCCTCGTGATGACCGTCGTCTTCGCGCCGATGCGTGTTCTGACCAAGGACCTGGCTGGGTCTTCGGCCGTGGGTGCGGCCGGCGTGAGCGGGGTGGTCTGGGCCGGTCGCCTGAAAGACGTCACGCTGGCCGGCGCGCCGATCGGCAGCTGGAAGGGCGGGCTCGATCCGCTGTCCTTGCTCACCGGTCAGGTCCGTATGGGTCTGCGGCACGACAAGACCGGCTCGGACCAGCGCGCAGTCCTCTGGCTGGCGGGGCGCGACCGGGGCGTCGAGCGGCTCAACCTCCGCACCGGCCTGGACCTGGCGGTTATCGGCTTGCCGCTCAGCGGCGATGTGGCGTTCCGCGACGCCACGGCGGTGTTCCGGAAGGGGCGTTGCGCGCGGGCGGGCGGCGAGATCCGGCTGCGCCTGATCGGCGATGGGCCCCTGCGCGGCAGCGTGCTCAGCGGGGTGTCGGCGTGTCGCGCCGACAGCTGGTTGGCGACTCTGAGCGGCAAGGCCGGCGCAGCCGATCTGACACTGGTCGGTCGTGTGGAAGGCGATGGCCGCTACCAGCTGGAGATGTCGGCGGCGACGACCGATCCGGATCTGATCCAGGCGCTCGTCGCCGGTGGCTTCACGCGGGATGCGACGGGCGCGCGCCGCACGGTCGCCGGTCGGCTGACGTCGCGCTAG
- a CDS encoding prepilin peptidase codes for MTIDHLWAVSALILAPFVGSFIGLLTLRLPADRPWAMSRSACDTCKRRLGVVDLVPLVSFLVLRGRCRTCGTAIPRRYPLLEGGCLVIALWSVLAFSGGMILLTALMGWSLLLIATIDTEHLWLPDRLTLPFGALGVIATLAIGEAPVWTPLVGAAVGFGGLALIAWLYKTVRGFDGMGGGDPRLLGAIGAWVGWQGLPSVLVWACVAGLSVAIAQTLVRRRFSGDQQLPFGAFLAIGAWLTWLWGPLHALLT; via the coding sequence TTGACCATCGACCACCTTTGGGCCGTTTCGGCGCTGATCCTTGCGCCCTTCGTCGGCAGCTTCATCGGACTGCTGACGCTTCGCCTGCCGGCGGACCGGCCCTGGGCGATGTCGAGGTCAGCGTGCGACACATGCAAGCGTCGGCTCGGTGTCGTGGATCTGGTTCCGCTGGTCAGCTTTCTTGTGCTGCGCGGACGATGCAGGACCTGCGGGACGGCCATCCCCAGGCGCTACCCTCTCCTTGAAGGCGGGTGCCTGGTGATCGCTCTCTGGAGTGTGCTGGCCTTTTCGGGCGGCATGATCCTGCTGACCGCCCTGATGGGCTGGTCGTTGTTGCTGATCGCCACGATCGACACCGAGCATCTGTGGCTTCCCGACAGGCTGACCCTGCCCTTCGGCGCCCTGGGCGTCATCGCAACGCTCGCGATCGGCGAGGCCCCGGTCTGGACGCCGTTGGTCGGCGCGGCTGTCGGCTTTGGCGGCCTCGCCCTGATCGCCTGGCTCTACAAGACGGTCCGGGGATTTGACGGCATGGGCGGCGGCGATCCGCGCCTGCTCGGCGCGATCGGGGCCTGGGTGGGGTGGCAAGGCCTGCCGTCGGTGCTGGTCTGGGCGTGTGTCGCAGGCCTGAGCGTGGCGATCGCCCAGACCCTCGTCCGTCGCCGCTTCTCAGGCGATCAGCAACTTCCGTTTGGCGCCTTCCTGGCGATCGGCGCCTGGCTGACCTGGCTCTGGGGTCCGCTGCACGCTCTACTGACCTAG